One part of the Vicia villosa cultivar HV-30 ecotype Madison, WI linkage group LG6, Vvil1.0, whole genome shotgun sequence genome encodes these proteins:
- the LOC131613866 gene encoding F-box/kelch-repeat protein At3g23880-like, giving the protein MSLLFLPEELIAEVLSYLPAKPLTQLRCVSKSWNTLISDSGFIKLHLQRSKKNRNLTQILCMSLGSYTLPFPLNTLLNNPSIINSTKNYFPSNPKYRYIFVGSCNGLFCFVLTLYKITYPENTWFQLWNPATNTLSKLYTMPNFDYFRFSGFSFGYDNSTDTYKFVYFRPNKLEIFSFGSNVWKTIQLPHTVPLNHLNRVPYKRKFLSEAMYLNDTIYFLAREIAKQIVIISLNLGNDTYSKLLPPQDFVEVSLHLPTIHVMEDSLYFSHHTQEIDFIIWKMTEFGTEKCWIQFLKISYEDLNIHPEYKNSLSPQCLYGGDLNIHMKYKYFLSPLCIYKSGIALVQAGNGHGLRVIVYNWSENRIEKTRMDSSLLWMINQNYVESLVPTS; this is encoded by the coding sequence ATGTCGCTCCTATTCCTCCCTGAAGAACTCATCGCCGAAGTCTTATCATACCTTCCAGCCAAACCTTTGACACAACTCAGATGTGTCAGTAAATCATGGAACACTCTCATCTCCGATTCCGGATTCATCAAACTACATCTTCAACGATCCAAGAAAAACAGAAACCTCACACAAATCCTATGCATGTCTCTGGGTTCTTATACCCTACCCTTCCCCCTCAATACTTTACTAAACAACCCTTCCATAATCAATTCCACCAAAAATTACTTCCCATCCAACCCCAAATACCGCTACATATTCGTCGGTTCCTGCAATGGATTATTCTGTTTCGTTCTTACATTGTATAAGATAACTTATCCTGAAAACACCTGGTTTCAGTTATGGAACCCAGCCACCAACACATTATCTAAGCTATATACCATGCCTAATTTCGATTATTTCAGATTTTCCGGGTTTTCATTTGGCTATGATAATTCAACCGATACTTATAAGTTTGTGTATTTCCGTCCCAACAAGTTGGAAATATTTAGTTTCGGCTCTAATGTTTGGAAAACTATTCAACTTCCTCACACGGTTCCTTTAAATCATTTGAATCGTGTTCCGTATAAACGCAAATTTCTCAGTGAAGCTATGTATTTGAATGACACTATTTACTTCTTGGCGCGAGAGATTGCTAAACAAATTGTGATTATCTCGCTGAATCTGGGTAACGACACATATAGCAAGTTGCTTCCTCCTCAAGATTTTGTTGAAGTTTCACTTCACTTGCCAACTATTCATGTGATGGAAGACTCTCTCTATTTTAGTCACCATACCCAAGAAATCGATTTTATCATATGGAAGATGACGGAGTTTGGAACGGAAAAGTGTTGGATTCAATTTCTTAAAATAAGCTATGAGGATTTGAATATTCACCCGGAATATAAAAATTCTCTATCCCCACAGTGCCTTTATGGGGGTGATTTGAATATTCATATGAAATATAAATATTTCCTCTCTCCATTGTGCATTTATAAGAGTGGCATCGCACTAGTACAAGCAGGAAACGGCCATGGATTGCGTGTGATTGTCTATAATTGGAgtgaaaatagaatagaaaaaaCTCGAATGGACAGTTCATTGTTGTGGATGATTAACCAAAATTATGTTGAAAGCTTAGTTCCGACGAGTTGA